In Lycium ferocissimum isolate CSIRO_LF1 chromosome 3, AGI_CSIRO_Lferr_CH_V1, whole genome shotgun sequence, the genomic window ACTGCTTCTAATCTCTGGTTTCTCTGTGTTTCTTCTATTCTTGTTGAACTAATTAGCCCAGTCTCTTGTAATTGTCTATAGTTGTTCTCTGGTGGTGATGATGGTTCAGTAAGGGTCTGGGATCTGACACAAAAGACAAAAAAGATATGTCTTGCAAAACTAGAGAAACATCAATCAACCATCACTTCCATGGCAATATCCGACGACGGACGGACTTTGATCAGTGCAGGGAGAGACAAGGCATGTTCTCCATTTACTTATCTTTTTCTCCCATTTTGTATTTGACTTGTTGGGTTGGGCGGGGggcgagggggggggggtaggtTGAGGAAATAATTGCTACTGAGGTCATAATTAAAGTAACAAGGACTACAGGAAACTTTATCCATCTTGAGGCCTTTGAAAGATGACTCCAAGAATCTGAGCACAAAGTAGCAGCTTGAATCATGCAATGTATAAACCGGTAAAGAGCTTTTAACTATCCttacaaaataaatttttcccccagtccaaaaaaaaaaaaaaaaaaaaaaaaaaacctcggATTTCCAGATTGATATGAAGTTATCAGCAAGGATAGTCGACCTTCAGAGTGTAAGGCTTGAATGTACTCCATTGTCTACTTGCTAGAAATGAATTTAGCTCCTTTCCCTTTTGGTCTGGGTTGGGAGTTACTTGTGAAGGTATGCTCAATAAAATTTTATCAAGAGGGACTTGCAAAGTCAATGACCATTTTTATACCCTGGTCTTGTTGAATACCTGGTATTGTTTTTCACGCTTCGTCAAGCGGGATTTATCTTAGTcaccaaaacaagaaaatattaaagaatatGTTGTTGTCAAATAGTCGTGGCCTGTATTAGGCATGCTAGGGGAGACTTCTAGAATGAAGGTAACTAATTGAATGTTTCTGTTTAAAGTCATCAGGTTGGaagcttcttttcttttcttttctagttCTTCATGGAACACTTTTAACGCCACTTGTGGTACTTGCTGATACTGATACTAATGACAGGTTGTAAATTTGTATAACTTGCATGACTACGGCTGCCTGACCACCATACCAACACTTGAGTCAGTTGAAACCGTGTGTATTATTGGTTCAGAGTCTCCTTTTGCTGCATGCCTAGCTTCATCAAAACATCCACAGGCAAAGAAGAGAAGTGATGTACCATCAATCAATTTCATCACTGTTGGTGAGCGTGGATTGGTGCGGATATGGAGTTCTGATAGGTACTTGAGAATCACTTTAATGTTCTTAAGAAGATAGAACGTTCAACCCTGTCGAAACGTGAAAGATACAGGAATTCATCTCTTTAATTGCCTTCTCCAACTGCAGTTTCTTTGATCTGTTGTCTTCTAAGTGTTCTCATTTATTGTTGATTTCTCTTGCAGTAAGTAACTAGAGCTTTCCTTGTGCTAATCATGTGATGTACTCTCTGGGAAATACATTGTCATGCTTATAGTTTATAAATTCAATATGTATCATAGTAGACACTTCAGTCATGCGATTCCTGCATTTCTGCATGAGATCATGGCAACTTAAACTAAACATTAGGCGAAAGAAGGGGCATAGTTCTCcttctcaaaaagaaaagaagaggcATAGTTTGTGCAGATCTTGAGATTAAGTTTTGGatctttagtttgtttattCAAATTGAGGGAGAGACAATGTGAGATAGCGGGTTTAGAATGGACATTCACTGTAAAATAAATACTTGGAATTTGTGAAAGTAGAAGGTATTTAAGGTATCCATTACTTCTGATAGAAAAATTTTAAGAGAtttattttggtatgaaaaGAGGGAAAAGGAGGATTGGTGAATCAAAATAGTTGCCTATATTCGTGGTGTGACGAGGAACTCAACATTTCTCAAGCATTCTCTGTTCaatattttcttgcttcaatCCTCCTAAAATGCGGTGGCTTACTAAATCACTCGATATGCTTGTGTAACAGGGCACTGTGCCTCTTTGAGCAGAAAACCTCCGATATCACCATAAGCTCTGACAATGGAGATTCAAGGAGGGGCTTTATCTCTGCTTTGATTTTGCCGGCAAGTCAAGAGTTGCTCTGTGTTACAGCAGACCAGCAGTTTTTTCTATACTATCCGGAGGAATCTCAAGGTAGTATGAATCTATTTCTTAGGAAGAGGTTTGTTGGACACAATGAAGAGATTGCAGATATGAAATTTTTGGGTGATGATGAACAGTTCCTTGCCGCCGCAACAAGTGTAGAGCAGGTAAGTTCCTTAATGCTTTTCTGGGTTTAAACTATTGAGTAATGTATGGAATACTGCAGATAATGGTCCGGCTTGTTTGGCCCATCGTGAAGTTTCTCTTCAGAATTTGACATCCTTGAATAtcttttctcaaaattaaaTGAATGAGTTGTGGGGGGTCATGAAATCTTCAATTTGACCCATCATTAGGTTCTGCTTTATAATTTTATGCATTTtcaataatatcaataaatAAGAACTGAGTAGATCCTCACATGTTACATATAATGCTTAATAGTCTAAACAGTACTTCTTTGGTTTTTCATTACCTTTTACCTGAGCAGATAACACCCATGCTTAGTACTCCGTTCGGTTTCATTTATGTGACATAGATTTAGAAATTGCCTTCTTTGGTGCAATACTGGTCTATGTATCTAAGTAATAGTTGAAATCTAGTTTCAACAAAGCATTCATGTCATCACACTTTAAATTAGACTCTTTTCTGAGGTGTACTAAAATGTTGCACTTATATACAGGTACGAGTGTACGATCTTCAATCAATGTCGTGCTCTTATGTATTGTCTGGGCACACTGATATTATTTTGTGTCTTGATACCTGTGTATCAAGTTCTGGAGGAACACTTATAGTAACGGGGAGCAAAGACAACAATGTAAGTCTGTCATATTTCTTTCTGCTCCTTAGACAAATAAGCAGCATTTGATGTATGCCTTTTCCCTTTCTCTTATGTGCTGGTTTACCAAGATTTTACTTCACTATTCAAGATTAAAACCTATTTTTTCTGATATTCTTAATTCTGGTGTTTCTATAGGTTAGGTTATGGGATTGCGAGAACAAGGCTTGTGTTGGCATAGGCATAGGTCACATGGGAGCTGTTGGTGCTGTTGCTTTTTCAAAGAAACACCGGAACTTCTTCGTGAGTGGTAGTAGGTAAGTGATTTTCCCTGAACTCTGCAGTGGGCATAGCCTGTATAAACTTGTGGGGCCGGCATCTTATCCAAGCTACCTTTTCAGAATCAAACTTATATGTCCTAGAAGACTAGTTTTAGCATCAGTTTTGAATTTTGGCTCATGATTAGGAATTTGTATAGGCGCAGTTTCGAGATCTCTTGCTTTTTAGAATAGTTGATAATAGAGTCTTTGCCATGACCATTGTCCATTACAACTAAAACTATTATGCGTTGCAAAAAACATGGCCCAAAAAAATACAGGTGAAATGTGACTATCTAATCTTCTTAAAAATGTTTTAGTAGTTCAAGCCTCCATGTTGTAAAGTGGATTGATCAAATCTCTGTGAATATTTATGCTATCATTTAGCCCTTGAATGAGCCCATTTAGATACTTCGGCAATAATTCTCTTCTGAATTACCgtgcccctcttttttttttttttttttttttttttttaaatctagtTATGCCACTATGATGCTTCTGCTTGATTGATATTTATATTATGTACCACGAATGAAGATTTAGTGCTGAATCGAGTTTGCCCTCGGTTCTGCTGACTTGAGTTGATATTTCTTTTACTGGTTGAGTGCAAATAAGATAGAAACTGCCTTTGTATCTGCACACAATTTATTATTTAGCcttaaatcttatttttttgagGCTTCAAAATCTGTTAAACGATTATTGCTGAAGCAAACTGTTGTAGACGCATTGGTGGGCAAGGCTTATGCCCGAAGGGAGCTAAATTAAGTATTTGATTTCTATTTTATTCATAGCTTTCTGTTCTGTTATTTTTATTACTCTATAATAAGGTTCACGCTTCCTAGTTTCTGAAGGATTATGCTTCCTGCTGCTGTAATAAGACTCCCTATTTAAAGGGGGATTTGGAGGAATAAAACCCTACATCATATTTCAACCAAAAACAAGAGATCAAAGTTCTCTCTTCCATTGAGCTCCAAAGTTCAGTCTCCCTTTAACAAGCTGAATTATATTCAAAATAGGTCGATCTAAGAGCTCAAACACATGCAAGGGAAATTGGACGTCAATAGGTTTAGATTTTCCTGTTCATCGTCCTATGACTCGATTCTTCTCTAGAAATCCTAACACAAACTAATTTAAACGTTTCTTTATCGTAGTTTCTTGAAGTTATATCTTTTATCTCTCTACATTCTTCCAGTGACCGTACTCTAAAGGTATGGAATATGGACAGTGTCTCTgacaacaatgaagaaattataACTCTGAAAGCAAAAGGAGTTGTAGCAGCACATGACAAGGATATTAACTCTTTGGCAGTGGCACCAAATGACAGTCTTGTTTGCAGTGGTTCCCAGGTTTGGAACATTGAGACATCTTATTTAAATCTGGCATAAAAAGCTACCAAAAGAGATGAATTTGTATCTTTTGCTTTGTGTATATTTTCTAATCTCGTccaatctcatcatattttacTAGGATCGCACTGCCTGCATATGGAGACTTCCAGACCTAGTGTCAGTGGTTACACTGAAAGGACATAAAAGGGGGATATGGTCTGTGGAGTTTTCTCCAGTTGATTATTGCGTGATAACAGCTTCTGGAGATAAGACGATAAAGATATGGGCCATATCTGATGGATCATGTCTTAAAACATTTGAAGGGCATTTATCAAGTGTGTTAAGAGCATCGTTTCTTACCCA contains:
- the LOC132050574 gene encoding protein TORMOZ EMBRYO DEFECTIVE-like, giving the protein LFSGGDDGSVRVWDLTQKTKKICLAKLEKHQSTITSMAISDDGRTLISAGRDKVVNLYNLHDYGCLTTIPTLESVETVCIIGSESPFAACLASSKHPQAKKRSDVPSINFITVGERGLVRIWSSDRALCLFEQKTSDITISSDNGDSRRGFISALILPASQELLCVTADQQFFLYYPEESQGSMNLFLRKRFVGHNEEIADMKFLGDDEQFLAAATSVEQVRVYDLQSMSCSYVLSGHTDIILCLDTCVSSSGGTLIVTGSKDNNVRLWDCENKACVGIGIGHMGAVGAVAFSKKHRNFFVSGSSDRTLKVWNMDSVSDNNEEIITLKAKGVVAAHDKDINSLAVAPNDSLVCSGSQDRTACIWRLPDLVSVVTLKGHKRGIWSVEFSPVDYCVITASGDKTIKIWAISDGSCLKTFEGHLSSVLRASFLTHGTQFVSCGADGLVKLWTVKTNECIATYDQHEDKIWTLAIGKKTEMLATGGGDVVINLWHDSTASDKEEAFRKEEEGILRGQELKNALIDADYTRAILIAIELRRPHGLSDIFGELCRKIAGDQIGKALETLSEDELRLLLEFVREWNTKRKFYHIAQFVLYQVLKIPDIEKIKGIEELLEGIIPHTRRHFDRLDRLERESFQVDYSLARMSVIEPEENEGKFENKDATLSTGADSDEQLSEIVPPMEQEQHHENQKEKKSSKKRKSHISRDISGKKVKGQQCTWSFK